A section of the Gallus gallus isolate bGalGal1 chromosome 4, bGalGal1.mat.broiler.GRCg7b, whole genome shotgun sequence genome encodes:
- the LOC112532384 gene encoding translation initiation factor IF-2-like isoform X1: MEKSAFAGRISAPCPEKKKEISRVPRRASQQHPKRGGLLERLYARDFGPRPPPPQRKRLGAGPSTRRGRPGPPSRGHPHSTARAPRPQPPHAEPRLRCARPNGGKPGRSGSSRSRRTPAPDGPRETPAARYPPSPGSLRGRAAPASAPSRPAVPRSLREPLTGAGRRSPRRSAAAAAAAAGGGGAAAGSCAGCGARSRRRLPPAPAPAPGPDVTEPPPSAPGPGRAAAPRSCAALRGAGRGRGRGGQAAERRRRQEGWVAAEEPRRGKRRHRPGPPALRCRGAAGSSSPCRDSAASRELTFVMSIGIKAAPLREAAPSARSSEKESGDAKICSLGG; the protein is encoded by the exons ATGGAGAAAAGTGCCTTTGCCGGGCGGATTTCTGCTCCTTGCCC agaaaaaaaaaaagaaataagccGAGTCCCCCGGCGCGCATCTCAACAACACCCGAAGCGCGGAGGGCTGTTGGAGCGGCTTTACGCCCGAGATTTCGGCCCACGGCCGCCGCCTCCACAACGAAAGCGGCTCGGAGCGGGGCCGTCCACCCGCCGGGGACGGCCGGGACCGCCGTCCCGGGGACACCCCCACAGCACGGCTCGGGCTCCCCGGCCGCAGCCACCCCACGCCGAGCCGCGGCTCCGCTGTGCCCGCCCCAACGGGGGGAAGCCGGGACGCAGCGGCAGCAGCCGCTCCCGACGAACTCCGGCGCCCGACGGGCCGAGAGAAACC CCGGCCGCTCGCTACCCCCCGAGCCCGGGCAGCCTCCGGGGACGGGCAGCTCCAGCCTCagccccgtcccgccccgccgtGCCCCGCTCCCTCCGTGAGCCACTCACCGGGGCCGGCCGCCGTTCGCCCCGCCgctctgctgctgccgctgccgctgctgccgggggcggcggggccgcggcgggcTCCTGCGCTGGCTGCGGGGctcggagccgccgccgcctccctccggccccggcccccgcccccGGGCCTGACGTCACGGAGCCTCCTCCGAGcgccccggggccgggccgggcggcggctccgcggagctgcgctgcgctgcgcggggccgggcgcgggcgcgggcgcggggGGCAGGCGGCGGAGCGGCGACGGCGGCAGGAGGGCTGGGTGGCCGCAGAAGAGCCGAG gagagggaagaggaggcaCCGCCCGGGCCCTCCAGCTCTGCGATGTCGCGGGGCAGCGGGAAGCAGCAGCCCGTGTCGCGATAGCGCTGCGAGCCGAGAGCTTACCTTCGTCATGAGCATAGGCATAAAGGCGGCTCCGCTGCGAGAGGCAGCGCCCAGCGCGAGAAGTTCAGAAAAAGAGAGCGGCGATGCGAAAATCTGTAGCCTCGGGGGCTAG